The following are from one region of the Paenibacillus sabinae T27 genome:
- a CDS encoding alpha/beta fold hydrolase: protein MQKEFVRSQFSFIMESVELDIAAINRDGELSPIVFLHGFGSMKDDYADIVRYSAFAGHPFLAYDAPGCGESHCSDLSQISIPFLVETALAVLEIVFSADKSSTIQRLMPSGSWMTSLSEPVIRQPILAPYMHPTCAIKFGPTRYEGSSSPWSELSDYGDLINKFLGLPCPKMFMYGEEFPIKKKGMVLATYVSATLAGGLLGRVLCGFITEHFNWE, encoded by the coding sequence ATGCAAAAAGAGTTCGTCAGATCCCAATTTTCGTTCATTATGGAGAGCGTTGAATTAGACATTGCAGCCATTAATCGTGATGGAGAACTTTCCCCAATTGTATTCCTTCATGGCTTTGGCTCGATGAAAGATGATTACGCCGACATCGTTCGCTATTCAGCTTTTGCCGGTCATCCCTTTCTTGCATACGATGCGCCGGGTTGTGGCGAATCTCACTGCTCGGACTTGTCGCAGATCTCTATTCCCTTTCTGGTGGAAACAGCATTAGCAGTACTTGAGATTGTTTTCTCAGCAGACAAATCATCGACTATCCAGAGGCTGATGCCGAGCGGTTCCTGGATGACTTCATTGAGCGAACCCGTCATACGCCAGCCTATTCTAGCGCCCTATATGCATCCAACCTGCGCCATAAAGTTCGGGCCGACGCGGTACGAGGGATCTTCCAGTCCATGGTCGGAGTTATCCGACTACGGCGATCTGATTAACAAGTTTCTAGGCCTTCCCTGCCCTAAAATGTTCATGTACGGTGAAGAATTTCCCATCAAGAAAAAAGGGATGGTGCTGGCCACGTATGTTAGTGCCACATTGGCGGGAGGACTTCTGGGTCGGGTATTATGCGGATTTATTACGGAGCACTTCAATTGGGAATAG